Genomic window (Nocardiopsis sp. YSL2):
CGCGCCGCACGAAGTCGCCGCGCTGTTCCGGGTCGACCCCAAGACCGTCACCCGCTGGGCGAAGGCGGGACGGCTCGACTCCGTCCGCACCCCGGGCGGCCACCGGCGCTACTTCGCCGACCAGGTCCACGACCTGCTCAACCGCCACAACACCACCGCCAAGTAGCGGCACACAGAAAGGCCCCCGCCGGAGCTGACCCGGTCGGGGGCGCAGGCCCCAACCCAGGAGACAGGGCCCATGGACAGCAGCGTAACCCACACCCCCCGCGCCGATACCGTGCGCGCCGCACACCAGTTGGTCGTGCAGGCCGGAGCGGAGCTGGAAAAGCTCCTCGCTCCCGCACCGACGATCCCCGCCCCGGCCGCCCCGCAGGAGATGACCGTCTCCCAGCGGCAGGCGCGCACCCTGGCCGCCATCGCGAGCCTGGTGGCCTCCCACCCGGACATGCCCACCGTCGACTGGCACGTCAGCGACCACACCCCGGAAAAGACCGACGGCCAGATCTACGCCGAAGCCGACGACGAGCGGCGCCGTGCTGGCGTCGCCGCCTGGGGGAAGCTGCTCGGCTGCGAGGTGACCGAGAAGCGCAGCCGGGACGACAGGTGGACCCAGGTGGAGGCCAACGCCAGCTCCGGCGGCGTGGACGTCCGCATCTGG
Coding sequences:
- a CDS encoding BldC family transcriptional regulator translates to MATQIRIVTTDEPARLLAPHEVAALFRVDPKTVTRWAKAGRLDSVRTPGGHRRYFADQVHDLLNRHNTTAK